TTCATAGCTGAAATCGGGCGCGGGCAGGTGGGCTTTCATTGGGTTTGTCTGGATGTAACACTGAAATTTTTTCAACTGCTCCAGACTTCGGACGATGTGGCTGAACGACTCCTGCATCCACAGGCTTCCAGATCGCCCCAACAAATGGTTGATGTTTCGGGCGCTGACGCCTTTGACCGGCTTCATGATTTCTTCCAGAGAGACTTCTCCCAGCGGCTTCAGCAGCACATGAACATGATTTGGCATCACCACCCAGTCACCGAGATCGTAGTCTTGGCCGTGCTTAAATAGAAGGCGATCCACCACCTCCCTCCGGCAGCGTTCATCACGCAGCAGGCATCCGCCGTATCCTGCATCGAGCCAGCGCTCCATGCGTGCGGTAAACAGGCTCCGATGCTCCCTGCGTGTGGTTTCGTCCCAGGGCTCAGGATGTTCAGCCAGCCATGCCTGCCGTTTGTATAGCCATTGTTTTAAGAGCTTCTGCGGCACCGAATCCTCCAGCCGGAAGGTGACAAAATAAATTGCACCTTTCAGAGCAAGCTGAGGCAAATGCCTGCCATGGCCTGCGTCCACCGCATCCCAGTCAAAGGCTGTGAAATCTTCTCTGCCAATGGTGCGCATGAGATCAGTACGATGGGCACTCCTGCCAGTAGTGTTCGGCACTGGGAGTGCTTTCGAGCGGGAAGCAAAGAACCATGGCGCGGCATTTTGGCGACGCAGAGATTGGCAAAAGAGCTTC
Above is a window of Prosthecobacter vanneervenii DNA encoding:
- a CDS encoding transposase; this translates as KLFCQSLRRQNAAPWFFASRSKALPVPNTTGRSAHRTDLMRTIGREDFTAFDWDAVDAGHGRHLPQLALKGAIYFVTFRLEDSVPQKLLKQWLYKRQAWLAEHPEPWDETTRREHRSLFTARMERWLDAGYGGCLLRDERCRREVVDRLLFKHGQDYDLGDWVVMPNHVHVLLKPLGEVSLEEIMKPVKGVSARNINHLLGRSGSLWMQESFSHIVRSLEQLKKFQCYIQTNPMKAHLPAPDFSYEQRWQIV